One stretch of Streptomyces hygroscopicus DNA includes these proteins:
- a CDS encoding peptidoglycan-binding domain 1 protein: MAAEPDPDRPAGREVLEPTAIFRATPEYDDDSERPVEGWMEELDLFRPPGTELPPEAPPMADADTQEMTGSPTSADAWAVQDAPAEPRRPAEPPAPAGRRHPRAALLVLAGLGAGVALSLVVMVPRDSASGAAEGGASATPTAPATSAAPGTPSAPASQPPDDALPPPGDPGDVLTLGSTGPEVTELQKRLLRIPNVYQDGPVNGQYDQSLAQAVSRFQVWYGIRGDANGVYGSATRQQLESRT, encoded by the coding sequence ATGGCAGCCGAACCCGATCCGGACCGACCAGCCGGGCGCGAGGTGCTCGAGCCGACCGCGATCTTCCGTGCGACGCCGGAGTACGACGACGACTCGGAGCGGCCGGTCGAGGGATGGATGGAGGAGCTCGACCTCTTCCGGCCGCCGGGCACCGAACTTCCGCCCGAGGCGCCGCCCATGGCGGACGCGGACACCCAGGAGATGACCGGCAGCCCGACCTCGGCCGACGCCTGGGCGGTTCAGGACGCACCGGCCGAGCCACGCCGTCCGGCCGAACCGCCCGCCCCGGCCGGGCGGCGCCACCCCAGGGCCGCCCTGCTGGTGCTGGCCGGACTCGGCGCGGGGGTCGCCCTCTCACTGGTGGTGATGGTGCCCCGGGACTCGGCGTCCGGTGCGGCCGAGGGCGGCGCGTCGGCCACGCCGACGGCGCCCGCGACCTCCGCCGCGCCCGGGACGCCGAGCGCGCCCGCCTCGCAGCCGCCGGACGACGCGCTACCGCCGCCGGGCGATCCGGGCGATGTGCTGACCCTCGGATCCACCGGCCCGGAGGTGACCGAGCTCCAGAAGCGTCTGCTGCGGATTCCGAACGTGTACCAGGACGGGCCGGTCAACGGGCAGTACGACCAGAGCCTCGCCCAGGCGGTCTCCCGGTTCCAGGTGTGGTACGGGATCCGGGGCGATGCGAACGGGGTGTACGGGTCCGCCACGCGGCAGCAGTTGGAGTCGCGCACCTGA